DNA from Triticum aestivum cultivar Chinese Spring chromosome 7D, IWGSC CS RefSeq v2.1, whole genome shotgun sequence:
TTCTGATCTTCTTCTTGTTACACCTTTATCATAATGTCTTGTTCATCACTCACACTCAGCCTTCCTGGTTCATGGGATGGAAATGATTAGCATAAATGTGACACCTCAAGAAAAATGCAGAGGTCTTATGACCAATCACGGAAGACAGCCATGCATTAAATTTTCACCAAAAAAATTTGTAGAGCACAGGTGTTCAGCCAAGACCAGTCAAGGCCAACCACCAGGCAACAGCAACCGCATCATCAGACAGGACAATGCAAATGATTAGCAGCAAGCATGAGACAGGAACCTTCTGACGGCCCCCAATTAACAAGCATAATCACACAATCAACAATCATAATCACAGATGCCTCTTCATGGACAGATTAATACTCTGGATCTGGAGACATCACAGGTTGGCAACCATTCTCTGCTCTCCACATGTACATGATACATGTACTAGACACCACAGGTGTCCAAAATTGGCAAATCATTTGGCCTGACGGGTGCATACAAAAGTCAAAGATTTGCAGATAACACAGGGACAAACAGCCCCAAATCATGAATGGAACAAAACACATCAACAGAAGCTTCCCATACCAACAGACAGAAACTAGAGTCTACATACAGGGTTGCATTTAAAAAATGAACATCATCCAAATACAGTCGATGGCAAAGGAGCAACAATCTAGCTGTCATGTCTTGGAACCGGATAGAACTCCCTGAAGCCTTATAAATAGACCACCACGCAGGGAGCAGACATCAAGCATAAGTGCAAGCAAGCAACCAAGGAAGCTCACAGAAAGAcatctccttcaccaccatgggcgagAGAGTTTGTGCCGGCGATCTCATCAGAGTCTACAAGGGTGAAAGGCGGAGCGGGGTTCGGCCGCTGCCACGTCGTGGGCAGATAAAGGTGAGGATCGCACACATCGTGATGCACTCCGTCGCTTCGGCACTCCTCCTCAGGACTACTGCGTCGCAGCTTCCAGTTCTTGACGACAAGTGAATGTAACTAACTCTGTACATGTTAGGATTTGTTCTAAACCGCTCCCCCTTGTAACCATTTTTATCGGTTCAAGAAAGTTGCTTCTCTTTCTGCACATCATGGTGTGGGCTTCATGAATGATGATTGGGTGGTTCGTTCTCGCTTTTCGTGCCTTGATCTTCTTGTCTTGCATCCTTTTCGCCCTCATTTTGATCCCTACCAGGCTGTTTACCATCTGTTTCGCTCTTGTCATCAGATGTTTCATCATCTGAACTTGACGATGCATCATTCATAAGGCTCTTCGATGGCTTCATACTGATGCCAATAATGCTTCTGATCCATGTCCCCTCGAAAAGAGTATTGCTTGTTGAGCCAGCTGTATCATCCGCATCTGATGGTGTACTCAAAGGCGAACCAGTCAAATATGTGGATGCAGCTTTGCATGCAGTAAAAATCTCCTTTTTCGCCTGTTTGAGCTGTTTGAAAGATCAAAAGGTCAGCATCTAATCAATGTATGCGTCTCAATACATAAAGTGACAACACTCAGATTGTATCCAAGCCGGCACAGCAGATAAGGCTATTGCTATTGTTCCTAGGTCTGCAGCTTTCTTCAGAAGTACCTTTCTGAACCAGAGTGACGGAGAATAACAATTTCAAAAAGAAATTCTTCTTTCCGACACGTAGCATGAATATTTATTCTTCGCTCAGTATTCCACAGTGTTTCTGGTTTAAAACGGCCATATTCAGTGATTTATTCAAAGGTTGATTAACAAGGCCATACGATTCTTGCTGTTAAGTTGCCCAGCTATGAGGTTCTGAAAAATTCTAGTAATATATGGGACTAGGGAGACTTACGAGGGCAAACATGACAAATTCTAGTGATACTGCAAGTAGCTAGAAAATCCTAGACAGGACATAAAACTAGCAGAAAATCCCAGAAGGTATGCACACCTTTTCCGCTGTAGTTTCAGCAGCCTCCAGAGCTGCGTCTCCAGCATTAGCAAAGCGATTGACCCAACCTGAACATGTACATAGTTAGAATTTTGTTGCAAAATCTGAAGCAATTGACAAGAATTTTTTTAATCATTCTTCATCGTAAACATGGGTACAGTAAGGTAATCACTTGGATTAATACATAAGTTGAAGACAACACAGCATTAGAATTCTAGCTTCGACGGGTTACCTTTGGCTACAGAGTTTTCCTAAAAGGATCTTTTGCTTTCGGCAACCATCATCAAACAGGAACAAGTGTGCAATGTATCTGAGAATAAATCATCAAACAACAGAAAAGAACCTGGAAGTTTTGGCACGCCGAGCTTGTCGCAAAACTCGTTGCAGAAGTGGTTGCAGTTCCTCGAGAGGAGCTCGTATGAGGCTCCAGGCCATTCCCGGCTGAGCTCCCGCGCTATCTGATTTACCGTGCGTGGCGAGCAGCTTGTCTTCCCCAGCACAATGGACTCGCGGAATGTGTACATGGGGTTCTTGGCCGGGGGGCAGCTGAAAACCCCGCTGCCGTTCTCGCAGTAGCCGAATGACCATTCCTCGTTTCCATAGACCTGTTGGCAACACGCAGCAAGCCGATCAATAGCTAGGCCTAGGCGCACGTGTTATCTAAGAGCCTCAGGTAATGGAAAACGAACATACAGTAATGTAGGAGTATCCTGCCATGTATGGTGCTCTGAATCAGAACATTTCATAAAAGTAGCAGAAAGCAGATCAATGTATATTTCATTCCAAAAATGGCAGGTAAAATGTTTTCTGCATGATCCCTATCAGACTGACACTTGTTCCACCGATAATCCTGCATTCTGACTGACTGAACATGGAACCTCAAAGTTCCCATTGAGcaattcaattcatgaaaacacgCATCAAGTAAATCTGTCACGGTCACACATATCAACGAGAGGGAATCAGGTTTTCTACACACTTCCCAAATCCATACCAAGAAATCACCCAGGTTGTGCAAAACCTGTACAGTTTTTTGGGGACAGACTGTACCGAGAAACTACAGTTTAGGCGGCGAATGGATTCGCCTGAGATCCAATCTCCTTGGCACCGGAGACAGCGCGGAGGAGAAAGAAACGAAGAGgggagatgcggcggcggcggcggcggggaatgGGGACGGACCTGGATGGCGGTGTGGAAGATGCCGCCGAGGCCGATGCCATCCTTGAAGATGCGGTTGATCTGGAGGACGGTGGCGCCGCCGCCCCCGGCGCCGTCGGGGCCGCTGCAGGCGACGTCGTAGACGTGCGCCACCACCTCCTGCTCCTTCccctgctccggctccggctccggctccttGCCGGAGACGACCGCGGATCGCTGCAACTGCAGCGTCATGCCGGTGGTGGGGTCCGTCCGTCGGTGACTGGCCGGGTCCGGCTCCGGCCCCGTGTGGGTCTCTGCACATTCTGTTTTGTTCGTCATTTAATTTTGCAGTTAACCACCTCTGTAGTAACTGCAACAAGTTTAAGTGGTGGTGTGGCCTTTATCTTCTCATTCACAAGACTAATTACTCTTCTATATAGACATAAAGACGGTGCTAGACAACAACTCGGAAATCAGTCGGGTCGGTAGCCGTCTGTTTTCGCCTGTGTAACCATCATTCATCTCCCGAGTCAGCGAACACAATGTCACGGGATGAAACTAGTACCATGACAGCATAACCTGCCCACGATGTAGCGTCACCTTGTTTGGTTGTTCAGCGGAGTGCTGGTTATTCGCTTGCACCAGCCCGCCATACTCTCGTTGCTTCGTAGCAGCAGCCCACCACCGACAGGGGCGCGGTTCCGGCCTGCGGGCCATGTAAAACTGTCGCCCGCCCCATAGCATCGCCGGTGTTGGCGAGTGTTGCATGGCAGCACCAATAACTGTAGACTAGATGCATCGCATCACTAGTGACCCTGCGGCGTCGCGATCCCATCTGGCTTGTAACCATCGACGAGTGCTGCATCATAGCACTGGTGACCTTACCGCGTCGCTCCCATCCAACCTGCAGCAATAGACGAGTGCTGCATCGCAGCACCAGTGATGCTGCGTTGTTGCCTCTCTATAGCGTTGTGGCCCATGTAGCTTGAAGCCCTTTGCATCCCAGCATAGGCGGCATCGACGAATGATGGAGCAATGCAGGGTGCTTGAGGAAGCAACGCTCGTGGCAACCGTGGTCAGGCTTGGAGCACTGCCCTCGTCTTACTTCTGCGGCAGCCCCCACCTCCACTCCCCCGGTGCATCTCTTTCTTTGTGCCATAGAATTTTGCAGCAGATCTATGTATTTGGAAGGTGTGTGGCATGCTTGTGGAGTTGGGAGAGGGGGTGCGAGGGATGATTTTGACAGAGGCCGCAGTCATGTCATGCGGCAACTGTTTTCAaccagagagagaggaggaagagatagatagatagatatagatagatagatagagagagagagagagagaagagaggagagatgGGATGGAGGACGCGCATGGGGGAAGAATGAGGAAACAAGATACTTCTAGTGTGCAGATAAGGTTGGACGATGCGGGGGCATGTGAGTCCCATTCGGCGCGTGCCAAGCTACGAAGTCGGTTGACAACGCGAGTGATTAATCAGTCGAATGACATATAGAGTTTTCAAAACATAAAGGGTTTACACTTGACATGCACATGACAAAAATGTATGGTAGTGGAGAATAATCCAAAAAAACTTTTctttttcaaaaattagtttacTAGGTTTGCAACATTACTAAACTAATTTTTGGTCACATATAATTATACAAGTCATACTTCTCTTGGATACTTAAAGGGCGAATAATCTTGGATATTTTGTCAAATTTGAAGAAAAAGATAGGTGACCAAATTATTGGCATGCCCTTCTAGAAAACGTGACATCCAATGAGAAATTGTCACACTAAGTGTAAACTTTAGATGAAAACTATGTAACTTGTATAGATTTGGTTTCCATACAAACACCGGGAAATTTTGCGTCCCCATCATGACTGATTAAAATCTTGACATTCAGATTTACACCTATAAAACTACATTCGGCAAAgggaaaaaaatcatgaatatacCACCACTCTCCTGAACCTCTGTCATAGGTGATCAAAGAAACACGTCTACACAATTATGTGCCGTGTGCCCATGGTCTATGCACCCGAATGCATGTACCTTATAATCGAAAGTAGCACCTCAAACAAAATAGAAAGTAAAAACAAACCTACAACGAGCAGCTTGAAAATATAGAATATCTTTGTTGGGAGAAAATAAAACACAACATGTTTGCCCACCAAACAAGAATGAAAAAGAATTGTGCATTTTTtattataaaaaaaagagagaaaagaaaaccAGACTTTTGCTAGGTTGGGTTGGATACTTGGAGTGTTGGACAGTGCAACCACCCTCACGCGCCCAGCACGTGCCCCCACCCCGGCCCCAAAATTCCCCAATCT
Protein-coding regions in this window:
- the LOC123168118 gene encoding uncharacterized protein, which codes for MTNKTECAETHTGPEPDPASHRRTDPTTGMTLQLQRSAVVSGKEPEPEPEQGKEQEVVAHVYDVACSGPDGAGGGGATVLQINRIFKDGIGLGGIFHTAIQVYGNEEWSFGYCENGSGVFSCPPAKNPMYTFRESIVLGKTSCSPRTVNQIARELSREWPGASYELLSRNCNHFCNEFCDKLGVPKLPGWVNRFANAGDAALEAAETTAEKLKQAKKEIFTACKAASTYLTGSPLSTPSDADDTAGSTSNTLFEGTWIRSIIGISMKPSKSLMNDASSSSDDETSDDKSETDGKQPGRDQNEGEKDARQEDQGTKSENEPPNHHS